The Chlamydiales bacterium genome contains the following window.
GAAGAGATGGATCTCTTTTGCTCCGTGTTCGCTACAGATGAGTGCAGTGTCAAAGGCTGAGAGCCCGGCTCCGCAGATTCCAATTTTCTTGCCGCGGACGTTATTGAAGTCGATAGTTTCGTAGACAGAGTTATAGAGAGATTTTGGAAGACGCTCTACAACAAAGTCTGGAATGGACCAGCGTCCAGACCCTTGATATCCTGTAGCAAGGACGATCTTCCGTGCGTATACTTGCGAGCTTCCCTCTGGGGATTCGATAGGAACTAGGAAGCAATTCTCCTCTTCTTTCCATTGAAGAGCGCCCACTTTTGTCTCATTGACAATGGGGAGATTCAAGCTGGTTCGAAGCCAGTGAAGGTATTCAGCCCAGGTCTGTCTTGGCACACAGGAGATTCTCTCCCACTGTTCGACTCCATATTTGGCCTCAAACCAAGAGCGACAGGTTAAGCTGGTCAGATGGCAATCGGGGCCCGTGATCGATTTAGGTGTGAGTAGGTTTGCCATGCGTGCGTAGGTGAGCCATGGGCCTTCATACCCCTCTTTGTTCTCATCAAAAATAAGGATATTGTCGACCTTCTCCTTTTTTAAGGCGACAGCAATGGTCATGCCTGTCTGCCCACCGCCGATAATCACTACATCGTAGACGTGCGCTTCATCAGATGTTTTTCTGGGTTCGATCCACTGGCCTGGGGGGAAATTAAAGAGGTCCAGCTCTCTCTGAACTTGCAGATGGAGGTGAGCAAGACGCTCCGAAGAGTCGGGAAGCGGAATCAGAT
Protein-coding sequences here:
- a CDS encoding NAD(P)/FAD-dependent oxidoreductase gives rise to the protein MKKFLFHFFCFLPLVSHANLIPLPDSSERLAHLHLQVQRELDLFNFPPGQWIEPRKTSDEAHVYDVVIIGGGQTGMTIAVALKKEKVDNILIFDENKEGYEGPWLTYARMANLLTPKSITGPDCHLTSLTCRSWFEAKYGVEQWERISCVPRQTWAEYLHWLRTSLNLPIVNETKVGALQWKEEENCFLVPIESPEGSSQVYARKIVLATGYQGSGRWSIPDFVVERLPKSLYNSVYETIDFNNVRGKKIGICGAGLSAFDTALICSEHGAKEIHLFLRREKFANQYVKWPEYTGFLKHFPDLSDSDKWRFISKMFDLGEPPTQDSINRLKTLDNVFLHFDSLLVDAEEREGEARVFTARDSYDLDHLFISVGCEIDLGLREELSTFSEEIALWGDRFSPPPEDENTGMLYLPYLGKHFEFVEKNPGSAPYLQSIFNCTGAALLSEGVCPGVSLKGSKYSVQKLVYGVTSQLFLEEKERYFNAPNETVPYLDN